The Amaranthus tricolor cultivar Red isolate AtriRed21 chromosome 2, ASM2621246v1, whole genome shotgun sequence genome contains the following window.
CAAAAAGCCTAAATCTTTAGTCATTTCTTCGAAAAACTTATCccatctatatatatttatctatttgGCCATCTGGGTCAGAGAATGGGTTTGTTGATTGATGAAGATGCTGGGCAAAATAGATAATGGTAATGTTGATTACATCATGGGTGACATTTTTTTATGGTACTTTTTAAAACATCTGGGTATTTGAATATTGCAGATATTAGCTAGTTGGGAGTATTAATTATAAGCCACATTTTTAGTGTATTTTTTATGGTACTTCATGATTTACCCAGATATCATAGGGTCGTATAACTTgtaagaagagagaaaaagaaagaaagagagaagagatgATTGGAGCAATGGAAGTAATAGATATAGTGATTATAGGTGGAGGAATTTGTGGCTTAGCTACTGCTCTTGTTCTTCACAGGTTGCTTTCACTTGAGTTGTATTTTTTAGTGTATTTGTAGCTTAAATTACCATAGTTCCATAACCCCCATTCCCTTCTATTAAAATGGCTCCTGCAATAAGCGGGGTGAAATAAGGAGATCAGATGTACACAATCTTATATCTTTGTTGCGAAAAAGTTGATTTATCTAGTAATACTTGTTTGATTCTTGTCAATTCATTTAactgtttgtttaatttctaGATTTTACTCATTTGATCGATCACCTGGTGTGATTCAACAATTGGTTGATTCTTGTCAATTCATTTCATTGTTTGATTGTATAGTATATAGGCACGTTCATTTGGTTTACCTTGGTATTTCATTATAATTAGTGTTTTGATTGATGAAATTTACTACCTTTTTTGTGTAGTATTTAGTCAATCAAAGAACTAAAAAAGTTCTGATGCTTTGAAGAAGCTTGATAAGATTGAAAAAttgaatggtaatgaaaagttaaattttgttTCTGAAGAATTTAGTGTTTTACGGTATGTAGGATACGTATTGAGTGTGTGTTGGAGAGGTCTGATAGATTGTGAGCAACAGAAGCTGCTAGTGGCGTTTTTCCAAATGGCTGGCGTGCTCTTCACCAGCTTGGTATCGATTCTACCCTTCGATCAACTGCTATTCAATTTCAAAGGTGACGATTAGATTTCTCTTTTTGAATGTAAGTTAGCTTAGACAACAATTGTGATAATATATTATATCTTCCTTTTTACTTCCAAGCTTTTTATTTGTCTGACATCCTTAATCTTACAGGGCAGTTGATGTTTGGGCTGACAAGAATATTGTACGAGAAACTCCATTGAGGTAATCGTTATAAATCTGTCATTATGTGATTGATTGGGTCTTACTATGAGGAGGGATGTAATCGAAGGAACAAAGATGCTACTTTATCTTCTATGATTATGTGATTGATTGGGTCTTACATAAATGCTTGGTTAACGGTAAAGGGTAGAAAGATTCCTaaaattttaaagcattttcaCAGTGATGGAGAGGCTCGTTGCTTAAGACGAAGCGATTTAATTGAAGCCTTAGCCAATGTGTTACCACCGGAGACTATACGTTATGGTTACCAAGTTATGTCTGTTAATATGGAAAGATCGAGCTCATATTCAGTTCTTCAACTTCACGATGGGAACTCAATCAAGGCTAAGGTAATTCAATTGCCTAATTATAATGCTCTTATGTGTGCTAGAGatacataattttattattttgggtTTGAAATTGCAGTTGGGATTATTATTGTGTTACTCTCACACTAGAAAAGTACTTTATATTCAAGTGGATTAGCGCCCGAAAATAGAATCGTAACTCTTATTTGTAAGAGTGATTGGGCTCTCATACAACTTTGCTTGAAAACCCATTGTCTTGTTGATTTACTCGCAGATTTGCACATTCATTTCTTGCTTCACTCGCAAGAAGTTTAAACGAAGTTCAACAACTTTGCTTCACCCACAAAATTGAATACCCTTTTTTGGTCTTGATTTTGCAAGGTTTTGTTTGTTTATAGTACAAAATCAATTGCCACATGCGCGTATCTACATGAATTTTCTAGTAATGAATAGGAATACTTCAAAAGTGATATGAGGTTTTCGTATAAAATTGATATTCCAAGATGTTGATTGTCACTGTGTTTCTTTGAATCATACTATTTTCTCCATGTATGAACTTGTTTAAGTTAACATAATTTTACACTGGATAATCAGGTGTTAATTGGCTGTGACGGATCAAATTCAGTTATTTCTAATTACATTGGCTTAAAGCCTACACGGTTATTCTCCCGAAGCGCAGTTAGAGGCCTAACTGTTTATCCAAATGGACTTAAATATGCTCCTGAATTTTTGAGACTAAGAAAGGAAAAGATTTTAATCGGAAGAATTCCAATTGATGAAAAGACGGTTTACTGGTTTGTTGTTCTTCATTGGAATCAAGGAGGTAAAACACCAACTATTTACTTTTGGATTGTGCTTCAAGTATGACTTTGAGGCTTATTTGCTTCGTTGCATTATTCATCACActcttagtttgtattttattcataatacaTACGTtctgattcgtctcaatataatttttttaaattaattttgcatAATTAGTCCTATGGATAAGGTGAATGAGACACTCCAAAAGAAATGAGGGGACTATATGTTCCAATAGAAAATATGTGTTTCACCGGTTTGATTGATGTGATACATAATTACATTTGATCTTGTTAACCAATTTGATATAAAAAAGAATTTGATCTGTCTTGAGCAGATGGTGAGATGCAAAAGGATCCGGCGTCCATAAGACAGAGGACCTTAAGTCTAATAGCTGGTTTCTCGAGGGACATAGTGGATATGATAGAGAAGAGCGACTTAAGCACATTATCATTCACACGATTGAGATATCGTGCCCCATGGAATTTACTTTCTGGAAACTTCCGAAGGGAGAGTATAACAGTAGCGGGGGACGCTTGGCATGTGATGGGTCCTTTCCTTGGGCAGGGCGGGTCTGCAGCTTTGGAAGATGCAGTTGTTTTGGCTAGATGTTTATCTAAGAAGATATCTGATGCTAATGTGAGGGGGAGTATAATGGAATTGTCTGGACAGAAGGTTATGGAAGCTCTGGatgaatatttgaatgaaaGAAGGCGGCGAGTATTCCTCTTATCTTATCTAAGAAGATATCTTTTTGGAAGTGTTTaaattcagaaaatttgaataaaataagattatttaacaacttaattctaaaaataagcttcgtgaaaacttaattttcaaaataagcgttcGTACATCCAAATCTAGTCTtggagtaagtcgctgttactaacagcaaatgacaaaaaaaaaaaaaaaaaaatttaaagtcataagtcgttactaacagcgacttagggagTTGACTATTAACTccttaagtcgttgttagtaacaacgactttaaggttaactgatCAACTTCTAAATCTCGTAGGTTGAAATGAagaagtaactgagaactgaaaacttaaaattcatgaagtcgctgttagtaacagcgacttaaaaaaaaatttttatttttaatttcgcTGTTTATAACAGCGAtatatgactgttattttttttgttctttcgctgttactaacagcgacttataccaagcctaggtttggatgtattgacgtttattttgagaattaaaatttcacggagcttatttttggaattaatttgttaaataatcttattttattcaaattttcttaaaattcacATATTTTTTGATCCTATGAATTTAGGAAATTATGTATTTGTTATTATATGTATTCAATTacttgatttgaaattttgttatattttagattattacattatttaaaACGTTTCAGTTTACTTAATTTGAAATGTAATCATTGTAAACTTGTATCtacaatttaaaaatcaaaagcttGATGAATATTTCGTCATGAGAAAataaatgtttgaaaaatttcATATATTCCCCTCAATTAGTATAAACTATTAGAAGATTCTTATTAGTTgaaatgttaaaatattttatacaaatgaacgaaaattatataatatatcttttaaaaaaaatttgaaggaaattttttttttggacctAGATCCAAATCTTAGGTTTTAGTCCAAAATTTTTAAACCCTATGGATTCGGGTCTAAATCCAATAAAAAATAGTGTCAAGATCTAAGTTTGAGCCCAATAAAGAATAGAGTATGGATCTGATCTAGCTAGACCCGACCCATATCTAACCCATGCCCATCCCTAAATGGAGGTACACAACCTTACTTATAAAAGAATGGGATTGTTGTGGAATTGGGATAAAAACCCTAAAAGAAGGGGATATAAATTTGGTAACAGATGTGAATTCAGAT
Protein-coding sequences here:
- the LOC130806131 gene encoding monooxygenase 1-like encodes the protein MAVDVWADKNIVRETPLSDGEARCLRRSDLIEALANVLPPETIRYGYQVMSVNMERSSSYSVLQLHDGNSIKAKVLIGCDGSNSVISNYIGLKPTRLFSRSAVRGLTVYPNGLKYAPEFLRLRKEKILIGRIPIDEKTVYWFVVLHWNQGDGEMQKDPASIRQRTLSLIAGFSRDIVDMIEKSDLSTLSFTRLRYRAPWNLLSGNFRRESITVAGDAWHVMGPFLGQGGSAALEDAVVLARCLSKKISDANVRGSIMELSGQKVMEALDEYLNERRRRVFLLSYLRRYLFGSV